A single Tenacibaculum sp. 190524A02b DNA region contains:
- a CDS encoding sterol desaturase family protein, whose protein sequence is MTLTDYIQQLSQDTLLYFALPVFFISMLVEYQFAKEKYHGKDTGVSLAMMIFSAIIEFLPKVLAFVVFFYLHELSPLKDIVQRQWWAWILLFFADDVSYYWFHRLNHEVRLFWAGHVPHHSSVYMNLGTALRQGVGERIHKFFFWLWIPLLGIDPLMMFTMMGISLIYQFFVHTELVDKFPKPIEYIFNTPSHHRVHHASNIRYLDCNHAGILIIWDRMFGTFSEELKEIDQPVYGLTVNIETFNPIKVATHEYTAIWKDVKRANTWSDKLNYIFNSPGWSHDGEDKRAKVLRKKLKEQEEN, encoded by the coding sequence TTGACTTTAACAGATTATATACAACAGCTATCTCAAGACACACTTTTATATTTTGCGCTACCAGTTTTTTTTATCAGTATGTTGGTAGAGTATCAATTTGCAAAAGAAAAATATCACGGAAAAGACACAGGAGTTTCCTTAGCTATGATGATTTTCTCTGCTATTATTGAGTTTTTACCTAAAGTGTTAGCTTTTGTTGTGTTTTTTTATTTGCATGAATTAAGTCCGTTAAAAGATATAGTACAACGTCAATGGTGGGCTTGGATATTGTTGTTTTTTGCAGATGACGTTTCTTATTACTGGTTTCATCGTTTAAATCACGAAGTACGACTGTTCTGGGCAGGTCATGTGCCTCACCATTCATCTGTATATATGAACTTAGGAACAGCATTACGTCAAGGAGTAGGAGAGCGTATTCATAAATTTTTCTTTTGGTTGTGGATTCCTTTGTTAGGAATTGATCCTTTAATGATGTTTACTATGATGGGAATTAGCTTAATTTACCAGTTTTTTGTGCATACAGAATTGGTAGATAAGTTTCCTAAACCAATAGAGTATATTTTTAATACACCGTCACATCATAGAGTACATCATGCATCGAATATTCGTTATTTAGATTGTAATCATGCAGGCATTCTAATTATTTGGGATCGTATGTTTGGAACGTTTTCAGAAGAGTTAAAAGAAATAGACCAACCTGTTTATGGTTTAACAGTAAATATTGAAACATTTAATCCAATAAAAGTAGCGACACATGAATATACGGCTATATGGAAAGATGTAAAAAGAGCAAATACATGGAGTGATAAATTAAATTATATATTTAATTCGCCAGGGTGGAGTCATGATGGAGAAGATAAAAGAGCAAAAGTTTTAAGAAAGAAGTTAAAAGAACAAGAAGAAAATTAG
- a CDS encoding NAD(P)/FAD-dependent oxidoreductase, which translates to MIKTDILIIGAGPTGLFTVFEAGLLKLRCHLIDALPQPGGQCSEIYPKKPIYDIPAYPEILAGDLTNKLMEQIKQFEPGFTLGERADTVEKQEDGTFIVTTNKGTKHQAPVVAIAGGLGSFEPRKPPIANITDYEDKGVEYMIKEPELYRDKDVVIAGGGDSALDWSIFLTDVAKSVTLIHRRNEFRGALDSVDKVQELKNEGKINLITPAEVKSIVGEGKVEGVVVEQKDKEPVTLKTDHFIPLFGLAPKLGPIANWGLEIEKNAIKVNNALDYQTNVPGIYAIGDVNTYPGKLKLILCGFHEATLMCQSAYQRIHPDKKYVMKYTTVGGVHGFDGTKKEAPKAVVKKIE; encoded by the coding sequence ATGATAAAAACAGACATACTAATTATTGGAGCAGGGCCTACTGGGTTATTTACCGTTTTTGAAGCTGGTTTGTTAAAATTAAGATGCCATTTAATAGATGCTTTACCACAACCAGGAGGACAATGCTCAGAAATATATCCCAAAAAACCAATTTATGACATACCTGCTTACCCAGAAATATTAGCTGGAGATTTGACAAATAAATTAATGGAACAAATTAAGCAGTTTGAACCAGGGTTTACTTTAGGAGAAAGAGCAGATACGGTTGAAAAACAAGAGGATGGAACCTTTATTGTTACTACTAACAAAGGGACAAAGCATCAAGCTCCAGTAGTAGCTATTGCTGGTGGTTTAGGTAGTTTTGAGCCAAGAAAACCTCCTATTGCAAATATTACTGATTATGAAGACAAAGGAGTAGAGTATATGATTAAAGAGCCAGAATTATATCGAGACAAAGATGTGGTAATTGCTGGAGGAGGAGATTCTGCGTTAGATTGGTCTATTTTTCTTACCGATGTAGCTAAGTCGGTAACTTTAATTCATAGAAGAAATGAATTTAGAGGAGCTTTAGATTCTGTAGATAAAGTTCAAGAATTAAAGAATGAAGGTAAGATTAACTTGATTACACCTGCTGAAGTAAAATCAATTGTTGGTGAAGGTAAAGTTGAAGGAGTTGTTGTTGAACAAAAAGACAAAGAGCCAGTTACATTAAAAACGGATCATTTTATTCCTTTATTTGGATTAGCACCTAAATTAGGTCCTATTGCTAATTGGGGATTAGAAATTGAGAAGAACGCTATTAAAGTAAATAATGCTTTAGATTACCAAACTAACGTTCCAGGAATATATGCCATTGGAGATGTAAATACGTATCCAGGTAAATTGAAACTTATTTTATGTGGATTCCATGAGGCTACTTTAATGTGTCAAAGTGCTTATCAACGCATTCATCCAGACAAAAAATATGTAATGAAATATACAACTGTTGGTGGGGTTCATGGGTTTGATGGTACTAAAAAAGAAGCACCAAAAGCAGTGGTGAAAAAAATTGAATAA
- a CDS encoding NifU family protein: MELTEEIRNNVEKALEEIRPFLKSDGGDIKLLSIEDNTVKVQLEGACSGCSVNQMTLKNGVEATIKKYAPEIKEVINVA, translated from the coding sequence ATGGAATTAACAGAAGAAATAAGAAACAATGTAGAAAAAGCTTTAGAAGAAATTCGTCCTTTTTTAAAAAGTGATGGAGGAGATATAAAGTTACTTTCTATTGAAGATAATACAGTAAAAGTTCAGTTAGAAGGAGCATGTAGTGGTTGTTCTGTAAATCAAATGACATTGAAAAATGGAGTGGAAGCAACCATAAAAAAATATGCCCCAGAAATAAAAGAAGTAATTAATGTAGCTTAA
- a CDS encoding Mrp/NBP35 family ATP-binding protein, which translates to MSFKKQDIYKALETITAPGEGKSLIENENVKNVVAFGDEVIVDVTISNPSLQAKKKVEVEIMKAIHEHVNPKIDVKVNVKVEVAAKENPNLIRGKEIPNIQNIIAIASGKGGVGKSTITSNLAVSLAKMGFKVGVLDADVYGPSQHLMFDVEKEKPLAVKVEGRSKMKPVENYGVKLLSLGFFTDPNQAVIWRGPMASKALNQLIFDADWGELDFLLIDLPPGTGDVHLSIVQAVPITGAVVVSTPQNIALADAKKGVAMFKQENIKVPVLGIVENMAYFTPEELPNNKYYIFGQAGAKNLAEQIETSFLGEIPLVQGIREAGDVGHPVALQENTPLSEAFTEVTKNMVSELLKRNANLPPTEVVRITTMSGCSTK; encoded by the coding sequence ATGAGTTTTAAAAAACAAGATATTTACAAAGCGTTAGAAACTATAACAGCGCCAGGTGAAGGAAAAAGTTTAATAGAAAACGAAAATGTAAAGAATGTAGTAGCTTTTGGTGATGAGGTGATTGTAGATGTTACAATAAGTAACCCTTCTTTACAAGCTAAAAAGAAAGTTGAGGTTGAAATCATGAAAGCAATTCATGAACACGTAAACCCAAAAATAGACGTTAAAGTTAATGTCAAAGTAGAAGTTGCAGCAAAAGAAAATCCTAATTTAATAAGAGGAAAAGAGATTCCTAACATACAAAACATAATAGCAATAGCTTCAGGAAAAGGAGGTGTAGGAAAGTCTACAATAACCTCTAATTTGGCTGTTTCTTTAGCAAAAATGGGATTCAAGGTTGGGGTTTTAGATGCAGATGTGTATGGACCATCTCAACACTTGATGTTTGATGTTGAAAAAGAAAAACCTTTAGCTGTTAAAGTAGAAGGAAGGTCTAAAATGAAGCCTGTTGAAAATTATGGTGTAAAACTATTATCCTTAGGCTTTTTTACAGATCCTAATCAAGCAGTAATCTGGAGAGGACCTATGGCTTCTAAAGCTTTAAATCAATTAATATTTGATGCAGATTGGGGAGAATTAGATTTTTTGCTGATAGATTTACCACCAGGAACAGGAGATGTACATTTATCTATTGTACAAGCTGTGCCAATTACTGGAGCCGTGGTAGTAAGTACACCTCAAAATATAGCTTTGGCAGATGCTAAAAAAGGAGTAGCTATGTTTAAACAAGAAAATATAAAAGTCCCTGTGCTAGGAATTGTTGAAAACATGGCGTATTTCACACCAGAAGAGTTGCCAAATAATAAATATTATATATTTGGACAAGCTGGTGCTAAGAATTTAGCAGAACAAATAGAAACAAGCTTTTTAGGAGAAATACCATTAGTTCAAGGTATCCGAGAAGCTGGAGATGTAGGGCATCCTGTAGCTTTACAAGAAAACACACCGTTATCTGAAGCATTTACAGAAGTAACAAAAAACATGGTGTCTGAGTTATTAAAAAGAAATGCAAACTTACCACCAACAGAAGTAGTTAGAATAACTACAATGAGTGGTTGTAGTACAAAATAA
- a CDS encoding MGMT family protein, whose translation MATSENFFNKVYEVARLIPYGRVTSYGAIATYLGAARSARMVGWAMNNSSSQEEEVPAHRVVNRKGLLTGKHHFSGVNLMQQLLESEGIKVIENQIQDFENIFWDPSKELE comes from the coding sequence ATGGCAACATCTGAAAACTTTTTTAATAAGGTATATGAGGTAGCAAGATTAATCCCTTATGGTAGAGTTACTAGTTATGGAGCAATAGCAACATATTTAGGTGCAGCAAGATCCGCAAGAATGGTTGGTTGGGCTATGAATAACTCAAGTAGTCAAGAAGAAGAGGTACCAGCGCATAGGGTGGTAAATAGAAAAGGATTGTTAACAGGAAAACATCATTTTTCTGGGGTAAACTTAATGCAGCAACTTTTAGAAAGTGAAGGAATAAAAGTTATAGAGAATCAAATTCAAGATTTTGAAAATATTTTCTGGGATCCGTCTAAAGAGCTTGAGTAA
- the trmB gene encoding tRNA (guanosine(46)-N7)-methyltransferase TrmB, whose translation MGSKNKLKRFKENETFANVIQPTREEVVENFRYKGKWNTFFKNDNPIVLELGCGKGEYTIALAEKNPDKNFIGIDIKGARFWRGAKTAIENNMQNVAFIRTQIELIEFIFSENEVADIWITFPDPQIKYKRTKHRLTNSEFLKKYNRILKPEGTINLKTDSEFMHGYTLGLLHGEGHEVLHANHDVYKNHYSPEEVTGTQTFYEKQYLEQGKPITYVKFRVKN comes from the coding sequence TTGGGAAGCAAGAATAAATTAAAACGTTTCAAAGAAAATGAAACGTTCGCTAATGTAATACAACCAACCCGAGAAGAAGTTGTTGAAAACTTTCGTTATAAAGGGAAATGGAATACCTTTTTTAAAAATGACAATCCAATTGTACTAGAGTTAGGATGTGGAAAAGGAGAATACACCATTGCGTTAGCTGAAAAAAATCCAGATAAAAACTTTATAGGAATTGATATCAAAGGAGCTCGTTTTTGGAGAGGAGCAAAAACAGCCATTGAAAACAATATGCAAAATGTAGCTTTTATAAGAACTCAAATAGAACTTATAGAGTTTATATTTTCTGAAAATGAAGTCGCTGATATTTGGATAACTTTTCCCGATCCACAAATAAAATACAAACGAACTAAGCATCGTTTAACAAATTCTGAGTTCTTAAAGAAGTATAACCGCATTTTAAAACCTGAAGGAACCATTAATTTAAAAACTGATAGTGAATTTATGCATGGTTATACATTAGGATTGTTGCATGGCGAAGGACATGAGGTTTTACATGCAAACCATGATGTATACAAAAATCACTACTCACCAGAAGAAGTAACAGGAACCCAAACCTTTTACGAAAAACAATACTTAGAACAAGGAAAGCCAATAACCTACGTCAAATTTAGAGTTAAGAATTAA
- a CDS encoding DUF6341 family protein: MLGLNIFRLIGDLFELLLTPFEWIRRTVAKSDGGWWSSNLINWIFLLVLIVLLGYWMSQSLKFKREGTEDRA; encoded by the coding sequence ATGTTAGGTTTAAATATTTTTAGATTAATTGGAGATTTGTTTGAGTTATTATTAACGCCATTTGAGTGGATTCGTCGTACAGTAGCGAAATCAGATGGAGGATGGTGGAGCTCTAATTTAATCAATTGGATATTCCTACTTGTTCTAATTGTTCTATTAGGGTACTGGATGTCACAATCTCTTAAGTTTAAAAGAGAAGGAACAGAGGATAGAGCTTAA
- a CDS encoding DUF6427 family protein, with protein MLANFFSKSKPVNFLVLFLLFLCFYIAGLFSREITIGIIGKELFFFITLFSIYNFIILKNELTFDNSFAYFFYTILVLFFVRNISISTLFYANLTSLLFIRKVYSLQSTKNIFQKLFDGGLWLGISFIIEPMTIVFTPLVFASIFLHQQLTYKTIFTPILGFLSPIILYFTYCYWYDFTEHFFQLYHWWEVPFDFNLYKQAKYLFPVAFTGLFTLVSLFLKTPKTLAILNRFRKNWLLILLHLLLSGIVFILIPKKSGVEFLFLLFPTSVILANGIELFQKKWYTDVLMICFIIASVVTFIL; from the coding sequence ATGTTAGCCAATTTTTTCAGCAAATCTAAGCCTGTAAATTTCTTAGTTCTTTTCTTGCTTTTTTTATGCTTTTATATTGCAGGATTATTTTCAAGAGAAATAACCATTGGAATCATAGGTAAAGAACTCTTCTTTTTTATTACTCTTTTTTCTATTTATAATTTCATCATTCTAAAAAATGAGTTAACGTTTGACAACTCTTTTGCTTACTTTTTTTATACCATATTAGTTCTATTTTTTGTTAGAAACATTTCTATTTCTACTCTATTTTATGCCAATTTAACCTCTTTGTTATTCATAAGAAAAGTATATAGTTTACAATCTACTAAGAATATATTTCAAAAGCTTTTTGATGGTGGATTATGGTTAGGTATATCTTTTATTATAGAGCCTATGACTATAGTTTTTACACCGTTGGTTTTTGCTTCAATATTTTTACACCAACAGTTAACATACAAAACCATTTTTACACCTATACTTGGTTTTTTATCTCCTATAATTTTGTATTTCACTTACTGTTATTGGTATGATTTCACTGAACACTTTTTCCAACTATACCATTGGTGGGAAGTTCCTTTTGATTTTAATTTATATAAACAAGCAAAGTACCTTTTCCCTGTTGCCTTTACAGGCTTATTTACTTTAGTTTCATTATTTTTGAAAACACCAAAAACACTTGCTATACTTAATAGGTTTCGAAAAAATTGGTTATTAATACTTCTACATTTATTACTTTCTGGAATTGTATTTATTTTAATTCCTAAAAAATCAGGAGTTGAGTTCTTATTCCTACTTTTTCCTACATCAGTAATATTAGCTAATGGAATAGAGCTTTTTCAAAAAAAATGGTATACAGACGTGCTTATGATTTGCTTTATCATAGCCTCTGTGGTAACTTTTATTTTATAG
- the upp gene encoding uracil phosphoribosyltransferase — translation MKVHHIAQNNSILNKFLLEIRDVSVQKDAMRFRRNIERIGEILGYELSKELEYSEEKTTTPLGTKTSSIPVNDIVLCSILRAGLPLHNGLLNYFDDAENAFISAYRHHPNNDENFEIKVEYFASPDINDKTLFLIDPMLATGKSLVAVYQAILKYGKPKKIHVISVIGSQEGVSYVKEHFPDTTELWIADIDAVLNEKGYIVPGLGDAGDLAFGVKK, via the coding sequence ATGAAAGTTCATCATATAGCCCAAAATAATTCTATTTTAAATAAATTTCTTTTAGAAATAAGAGATGTCTCAGTTCAAAAAGACGCCATGCGATTTAGAAGAAACATAGAAAGAATAGGGGAGATTTTAGGATATGAACTAAGTAAAGAACTTGAATATTCCGAAGAAAAAACAACAACACCTCTAGGAACTAAAACAAGTAGTATTCCAGTAAATGATATTGTTTTATGTTCTATTTTAAGAGCAGGTTTGCCTTTGCATAACGGGTTGTTAAATTATTTTGATGATGCCGAGAATGCATTTATTTCTGCCTATAGACATCACCCTAATAATGATGAAAACTTTGAAATAAAAGTAGAATATTTTGCTTCACCAGATATTAATGATAAAACTTTATTCTTAATTGATCCAATGCTAGCAACAGGTAAATCATTAGTAGCGGTTTATCAGGCAATTTTAAAATACGGAAAACCTAAAAAAATTCATGTTATTTCAGTAATAGGTTCTCAAGAAGGAGTATCTTATGTAAAAGAACATTTTCCTGATACAACAGAGTTATGGATTGCAGATATAGATGCCGTTTTAAATGAAAAAGGTTATATAGTTCCAGGATTAGGTGATGCTGGTGATTTAGCTTTTGGCGTGAAAAAGTAA